A genomic segment from Clostridium pasteurianum BC1 encodes:
- a CDS encoding ATP-binding protein: MHIEKLYIKDFGIYSNANLENISPGIVVLGGKNRAGKSTLLKLLRYFPYGFSKSLNLPDCRVEYEMEAQLTHNNEEYNARVKGFADPLVTTVHKERLYKNLYGKIDSFTYKEIFTISLDELQNTDKRNEKMQALLLGAGLKDIIKIPKLIVEIKKEAEKIGGKNGNPKTKLFKTNYLTISEGLDIKEKAMLQVDEFKACRDRIKTIVEKIKKEENVKIDIEDNIFILEILKNNYEIYSQMDSIAAQLEIRENRLIYNSFKDKDLSLEALNNIKAEYLQIDEDYNKSKIKFFQNVDDCHKQEKDFDLYGSNIRNMQLTISGLEEKIKNYNLACLECKNTRGEINKDIVDINQHWKDNFAYILKMNTEEISFVELCENIDKLKKVKADIEAVNLKIKELQQEKNIISPSKVKVQTIKINSSFAMYSLVSLAFIILGIVIYRFSKSLGVITSLAGIAGALYYSFLNNRYSAAEKVSMRDAEIKLKAIDNEIYRKSEALESLHRSKSQLDYIIEEYKVKLSIDRQVPLDSIKDYFRLVRDIKKRVMDLEYNLGNIETMEKDIYFKLNKMLEAIVVFQDIVDLPKENIEEDILSNSEYIFEAVKKLSTSMKFYEDFKAINNVKCEIEDRIIKKFKLGGAQYRDIDLLKEIDKNIDYFNSYNKYREDRERYVNLKHQLLHSLKLDRVKKLLDDTNDNISDTDIFNTFRELIKNYANIEEIDRQIDELNYKLKGNIKELEALRDEKLNIKDKIKKLYNSEDIFIAQKKIESGRRELKSKAEEYAVYNAAVFMLDKIQKSFIDNAKGTILGSAGDILSRITEGEFVSVLPAEELTKYDFKTYNQDGSLNESSDILSRGTKEQLFLSVRLSRIKDIKDKLPVVIDDSLVNFDYRHLKNVIKVLKELSKENQIFVLTCHSELVKLIDEEDENSQFFKIEKGNFSEIKGGELSDYLL; the protein is encoded by the coding sequence ATGCATATAGAAAAATTATACATAAAAGATTTTGGAATATATAGTAATGCTAATTTAGAAAATATTTCTCCTGGAATTGTAGTTTTAGGTGGTAAAAATAGAGCAGGCAAATCCACATTATTAAAGCTCTTAAGATATTTTCCCTATGGCTTTTCTAAATCTCTCAATCTTCCAGATTGTAGAGTGGAATATGAAATGGAAGCACAGCTAACCCATAATAATGAGGAATATAATGCAAGAGTTAAAGGTTTCGCTGATCCATTAGTTACAACTGTTCATAAGGAAAGATTGTATAAAAATTTATATGGTAAAATTGATAGTTTTACTTATAAAGAAATATTTACTATAAGTCTAGATGAACTTCAAAATACAGATAAAAGAAATGAAAAAATGCAGGCACTTCTCTTAGGTGCAGGATTAAAGGATATTATTAAAATACCAAAGTTAATAGTTGAAATAAAAAAAGAAGCTGAGAAAATAGGCGGTAAAAATGGTAATCCTAAAACAAAATTATTTAAAACCAATTATCTAACCATCAGTGAAGGCCTGGATATTAAAGAAAAAGCTATGCTTCAGGTAGATGAATTCAAAGCTTGTCGGGATAGAATTAAGACTATAGTAGAAAAGATAAAGAAAGAAGAAAATGTTAAGATAGATATAGAAGACAATATATTTATACTGGAGATTTTGAAAAATAATTATGAAATCTATAGTCAAATGGATAGCATTGCTGCTCAGCTTGAAATAAGAGAAAATAGACTCATATATAACTCTTTTAAAGATAAGGATTTGTCTTTGGAAGCACTGAATAATATTAAAGCTGAATACCTTCAAATAGATGAGGATTACAATAAGTCTAAGATAAAGTTTTTTCAAAATGTAGATGATTGCCATAAACAAGAAAAGGACTTTGATTTATACGGAAGCAATATAAGAAATATGCAGTTAACTATTTCAGGGTTAGAGGAAAAAATAAAAAATTATAACTTAGCCTGCCTGGAGTGTAAAAATACTAGAGGGGAAATAAATAAGGATATTGTGGATATAAATCAGCATTGGAAGGATAATTTTGCATATATATTAAAGATGAACACAGAGGAAATATCTTTTGTTGAATTATGTGAAAATATAGATAAATTAAAAAAAGTTAAAGCGGATATTGAAGCTGTAAATTTAAAGATAAAAGAACTTCAGCAGGAAAAAAATATCATTTCACCTTCAAAGGTAAAGGTACAAACTATAAAGATAAATAGCTCATTTGCCATGTATTCCTTAGTTTCTCTAGCCTTTATTATTTTGGGCATAGTTATTTATAGATTCAGCAAAAGTCTTGGAGTTATTACAAGTTTGGCTGGAATAGCCGGGGCCTTGTATTATAGTTTTTTAAACAATAGATATTCAGCAGCAGAAAAAGTAAGTATGAGAGATGCAGAAATAAAGTTAAAAGCTATTGACAATGAAATTTATAGAAAAAGTGAAGCTTTAGAAAGCCTTCATAGGAGTAAAAGTCAGTTAGATTATATTATAGAAGAATATAAAGTAAAGCTTTCTATAGATAGACAGGTGCCCCTGGACAGCATAAAGGATTATTTTCGGCTTGTAAGAGATATAAAAAAAAGAGTTATGGATTTAGAATACAATTTGGGTAATATAGAAACTATGGAAAAGGATATATATTTTAAATTAAATAAGATGCTGGAAGCTATTGTAGTTTTTCAGGATATAGTGGATTTACCTAAAGAAAATATAGAAGAAGATATCCTTAGTAATAGTGAATACATATTTGAAGCCGTAAAAAAACTGAGTACAAGTATGAAATTTTATGAAGATTTTAAAGCAATAAATAATGTAAAATGTGAAATAGAGGATAGGATAATAAAAAAGTTTAAATTAGGCGGGGCTCAGTATAGGGATATAGATTTACTAAAAGAAATTGACAAAAATATAGACTATTTTAATAGCTATAATAAATATAGAGAAGATAGAGAAAGATACGTAAATTTAAAGCATCAATTGCTTCATTCACTAAAGCTGGATAGAGTAAAAAAACTGCTGGACGATACTAATGACAATATTAGTGATACAGATATATTTAATACTTTTAGAGAGCTTATAAAAAATTATGCGAATATAGAGGAAATAGATAGACAAATTGATGAATTGAATTATAAGCTTAAAGGTAATATAAAAGAGTTAGAGGCTTTAAGAGATGAAAAATTAAATATAAAAGATAAGATAAAGAAGTTATATAACAGTGAAGATATATTTATAGCTCAAAAGAAAATAGAAAGTGGGCGGAGAGAGCTAAAGAGCAAAGCAGAGGAATATGCCGTATATAATGCTGCGGTATTTATGCTTGATAAAATTCAGAAGTCTTTCATCGATAATGCAAAGGGTACTATTTTAGGCAGTGCAGGAGATATATTATCCAGAATAACAGAAGGAGAATTTGTTTCAGTACTACCTGCAGAGGAGCTTACAAAATATGATTTTAAAACCTATAATCAGGATGGAAGCTTAAATGAGAGTTCGGATATTTTAAGTAGAGGAACAAAGGAACAATTATTTTTATCTGTAAGACTCAGCAGGATAAAGGATATTAAAGATAAGCTTCCTGTTGTAATTGATGACTCTCTAGTTAATTTTGATTACAGGCATCTTAAAAATGTAATAAAAGTATTAAAGGAATTGTCCAAGGAAAATCAAATATTTGTTTTAACCTGCCATTCCGAATTAGTTAAGCTTATTGATGAAGAGGATGAAAATTCTCAATTCTTTAAAATTGAAAAAGGAAATTTTAGTGAGATAAAAGGAGGAGAATTATCAGATTATTTATTATAA
- a CDS encoding metallophosphoesterase family protein, with protein MMNLTFSIKFIHTADIHLGSMLNIYDEKLKDNENIFKNAVYEAFERIVDYALEFKIDFLLISGDLYDRDAKSIKANSFFNLQCNRLLKANINVYIIAGNHDPFVGKREIFKLPDNVFVCDSEQCSEFQIKDKSLNIIARVYGNSYRGKADSRKLYNSYNPPEDSVFNIAMLHTELNPNNFNYVPCTLENLKAKEKISYWALGHIHKCKILNRSKPIIAYSGIPQGRDIGEEGVGGCLLVEVDEANKTFIKFLPTASIAWEKVYININENSNAEPKNLTELIELIEHKAQNILYKIEDIPCELSSESDLNNCLKGYAVRWIIEGRGHIKTIFEEGEDNLEEIIKESLNSKLMNYSPVIYTDSIDVRIEKEMPNIEEFRNSNNIIKEIEELCDEISKDGSLKEEISATFGQVWEKNYDLENTNDLKMQLDEESFKEILRKARELIIYRLMEES; from the coding sequence ATGATGAATTTGACTTTCTCTATTAAATTTATTCACACTGCAGATATTCATTTAGGAAGTATGCTTAATATCTATGATGAAAAGTTAAAAGATAATGAGAATATATTTAAAAATGCTGTATATGAAGCTTTTGAAAGAATAGTAGATTATGCTTTAGAATTTAAAATAGATTTTTTGCTTATAAGTGGAGACTTATATGATAGAGATGCTAAATCTATTAAGGCCAATAGCTTTTTTAATTTACAGTGTAATAGACTTCTAAAGGCAAATATTAATGTATATATTATTGCAGGTAATCATGATCCTTTTGTAGGGAAAAGGGAGATTTTTAAATTACCTGATAATGTATTTGTTTGTGATAGTGAACAGTGCAGTGAGTTTCAAATTAAGGATAAAAGCTTAAATATAATTGCTAGAGTTTATGGTAATTCCTATAGAGGAAAAGCAGATAGCAGAAAATTGTACAATTCTTACAATCCCCCAGAGGATAGTGTATTTAATATAGCAATGCTGCATACAGAATTAAATCCCAATAATTTTAATTATGTTCCCTGTACCTTAGAAAATTTGAAAGCTAAGGAAAAGATTTCTTACTGGGCCTTGGGGCATATACATAAATGTAAGATACTAAATAGATCAAAACCCATAATTGCCTATTCGGGTATTCCCCAGGGAAGAGATATTGGTGAAGAAGGCGTTGGAGGCTGCTTATTAGTGGAGGTAGATGAGGCTAACAAAACTTTTATAAAGTTTTTGCCTACAGCTTCAATAGCTTGGGAAAAAGTTTATATAAATATAAATGAAAATAGTAATGCTGAACCTAAAAATCTCACAGAGCTCATAGAGCTAATTGAACATAAAGCACAGAATATACTGTATAAAATTGAAGATATCCCCTGCGAATTAAGCTCTGAGTCAGATTTAAACAATTGCCTAAAGGGTTATGCTGTCAGATGGATCATAGAGGGAAGAGGACATATAAAAACTATATTTGAAGAGGGAGAGGATAATTTAGAAGAGATAATAAAGGAGAGTTTAAATTCAAAACTGATGAATTATTCCCCAGTTATATATACTGATTCTATAGATGTAAGAATAGAAAAAGAAATGCCTAATATTGAAGAGTTTAGAAATAGTAATAATATTATTAAAGAAATTGAAGAGTTATGTGATGAAATTTCTAAGGATGGTTCTTTGAAGGAAGAGATTTCAGCTACTTTTGGACAAGTTTGGGAAAAAAATTATGACCTTGAAAATACAAATGATTTAAAGATGCAGCTGGATGAGGAGAGTTTTAAGGAGATATTGAGAAAAGCCAGAGAACTAATAATTTATAGACTTATGGAGGAAAGCTAA
- a CDS encoding DUF488 domain-containing protein translates to MKNLCYSIGYSNRKIDDFMRLLLDYEINCVVDVRSVPYSKGEKTIVYNSDNIKKVLNKQGIYYIYMGKELGAKNEECIDEQGIICYEAIRKNNSYKMGIARLIDGIDKGYNIAIMCAEKEPLNCHRAILIGYDLKKKNITVKHIVDKDLVKSQSDIEEELMEMYRVKLIKKVAQFSIASIMNHVDLEMDEEDFKVEMIEEAYRMRGKDINFNMPK, encoded by the coding sequence ATGAAAAATTTATGTTATAGTATAGGTTATTCTAATAGAAAAATAGACGACTTCATGAGGCTATTGCTGGATTATGAAATTAATTGTGTAGTAGACGTAAGATCTGTGCCCTATAGTAAAGGTGAAAAAACAATAGTTTATAATAGTGATAATATTAAAAAGGTATTGAATAAGCAGGGAATATATTATATATACATGGGAAAAGAATTAGGAGCAAAAAATGAAGAGTGTATTGATGAACAGGGCATAATATGCTATGAAGCTATAAGAAAAAATAATAGCTATAAAATGGGAATTGCAAGATTAATTGATGGTATAGACAAAGGATATAATATAGCAATTATGTGTGCTGAAAAAGAGCCTTTAAATTGTCACAGAGCTATTTTAATAGGATATGATTTGAAAAAAAAGAATATTACTGTTAAACATATAGTGGATAAAGATTTGGTGAAATCTCAAAGTGATATTGAAGAAGAACTGATGGAAATGTATAGAGTAAAGCTTATTAAAAAAGTAGCACAATTTTCCATTGCCAGTATAATGAACCATGTGGATTTAGAAATGGATGAAGAGGACTTTAAAGTTGAAATGATAGAAGAGGCCTATAGAATGAGAGGTAAGGATATTAATTTTAATATGCCTAAGTAA
- a CDS encoding type 1 glutamine amidotransferase domain-containing protein: MEMSDKSIIVLAEDEFEDIELLYPLLRLREEGIRVTVVGTGNKDSYTGKHGYTIDIDENANTINPKEYDGIIVPGGWAPDRLRANIYVKGLIKDMAKSNKVIGCICHGASVLVSANVIQGYKLTCVDSIIDDVINAGGDYTCEGNFVDRNIVSAKIPGNLPQFMRSILDYLNSESFSTTEAVKK; encoded by the coding sequence ATGGAAATGAGTGATAAGAGCATTATAGTACTTGCAGAAGATGAATTTGAGGATATTGAACTTTTATATCCGTTATTAAGATTAAGAGAAGAAGGAATAAGAGTTACAGTTGTAGGAACAGGAAATAAGGATAGCTATACAGGGAAGCATGGCTACACTATTGATATAGATGAAAATGCTAATACTATAAATCCAAAAGAGTATGATGGAATTATAGTGCCTGGAGGATGGGCACCAGATAGATTAAGGGCGAATATTTATGTGAAAGGTCTTATAAAGGACATGGCGAAAAGTAATAAGGTTATTGGATGCATATGTCATGGTGCATCAGTACTTGTATCTGCCAATGTCATACAGGGATATAAATTGACTTGTGTGGATTCTATAATAGATGACGTAATAAATGCAGGTGGAGATTACACATGTGAAGGAAATTTTGTAGATAGGAATATTGTCAGTGCCAAGATACCCGGGAATCTCCCGCAGTTTATGAGGAGTATTTTAGACTATTTAAATAGCGAAAGCTTTTCAACTACTGAAGCGGTGAAGAAATAA
- a CDS encoding DUF4397 domain-containing protein, with amino-acid sequence MAFNPYENYFRHTVPVSYVRALHASPNSPAVDIYLNDTKLVENLSYEEFTEYLSVKPGNYTVKVYPAGNTHNLLLSKNVTIPPSSISTTAIVGILPNISLLPSAEPKGPVIPGKLFLRFGNLSPNSPNLNLTLANGTVLFRNVAFKGVTDYASLIPGIYHFQLRDANTNKVLLDAPNIRLRENRFYSIYAVGLLGGNPPLRILVPLDGNSYLKF; translated from the coding sequence ATGGCTTTTAATCCTTATGAAAATTATTTTAGGCATACAGTCCCTGTTTCCTATGTAAGAGCACTGCATGCTAGCCCTAATTCCCCAGCTGTGGACATCTATCTAAATGATACTAAACTAGTTGAAAATCTTTCTTATGAAGAGTTTACAGAATATTTATCCGTTAAACCTGGTAACTATACTGTTAAGGTGTATCCAGCAGGTAACACTCATAATTTACTACTTAGTAAAAATGTTACTATTCCACCAAGCTCTATTTCTACTACAGCTATAGTAGGCATACTTCCAAATATAAGCCTATTGCCTTCTGCGGAACCAAAAGGTCCTGTAATTCCAGGTAAGCTTTTTCTTAGATTTGGTAACCTGTCACCTAATTCACCGAATTTGAATTTAACCCTTGCAAATGGAACAGTTCTTTTCAGAAATGTAGCCTTCAAAGGTGTAACAGATTATGCATCTCTTATTCCTGGAATTTATCATTTCCAATTAAGAGATGCTAACACAAATAAGGTTCTATTAGATGCGCCTAATATAAGACTTAGAGAAAATAGATTTTACAGCATATATGCAGTAGGCCTTTTAGGCGGCAATCCACCACTGAGAATACTAGTACCACTGGACGGAAATTCATACTTAAAGTTTTAA
- the gltX gene encoding glutamate--tRNA ligase — protein sequence MAAKEVRTRFAPSPTGYMHIGNLRTALYTYLIAKHEGGKFILRIEDTDQERFVEGAVDIIYKTLAFTGLVHDEGPDIGGPVGPYVQSERRGLYLDYAKKLVEKGEAYYCFCSKERLDILKVNSEALKRPFKYDKHCMHLSKEEVQEKLSQGIPYVIRQNNPTTGTTTFDDVIYGKISVDNSELDDMILIKSDGYPTYNFANVVDDHLMGITHVVRGNEYLSSAPKYNRLYEAFGWDVPVYVHCPPIMKDIHSKLSKRNGDASFEDLVNKGYLKDAIVNYITLLGWNPEGENEIFNLEELVKIFDYKTINKSPAIFDPVKLRWMNGEYIRRMSPEEFHTLALPYYKDTITKATLDLIKISELLHTRVEVMNEIPEMVDFFNELPDYDIEIYTHKKMKTNTENSLVSLTKSLPILEALGQWDVNSIHDSMMQLAKDMEVKNGIVLWPLRTALSGKKFTPGGAFEIADIIGKAESIERIKVGIEKLKAALA from the coding sequence ATGGCTGCAAAAGAAGTTAGAACCAGATTTGCACCAAGCCCAACAGGGTATATGCATATTGGTAATCTTAGAACCGCACTATATACTTATTTGATTGCAAAGCATGAAGGTGGTAAATTTATACTTAGAATTGAGGATACAGATCAAGAACGTTTTGTTGAAGGTGCTGTAGATATTATATATAAAACTTTGGCATTTACCGGTCTTGTACATGATGAAGGCCCTGATATAGGCGGTCCTGTAGGTCCTTATGTACAAAGTGAAAGAAGAGGCTTATATTTAGATTATGCTAAAAAACTAGTTGAAAAAGGTGAGGCTTATTACTGTTTCTGCTCAAAAGAAAGATTAGATATATTAAAGGTGAACTCAGAAGCTTTAAAAAGACCTTTTAAATATGATAAGCACTGTATGCATCTTTCAAAAGAAGAAGTACAGGAAAAATTATCTCAAGGCATTCCCTATGTTATAAGACAAAATAATCCTACTACAGGAACTACTACCTTTGATGACGTTATATACGGAAAAATTTCTGTGGATAATTCTGAACTGGATGATATGATTCTTATTAAATCTGACGGATATCCTACATATAATTTTGCAAATGTTGTAGATGATCATCTTATGGGAATAACTCATGTAGTAAGAGGAAATGAATATCTTTCTTCTGCTCCTAAATATAACAGACTCTATGAGGCCTTTGGATGGGATGTTCCTGTTTACGTTCACTGCCCTCCTATAATGAAGGATATTCATAGTAAACTTAGTAAAAGAAATGGAGACGCTTCTTTTGAAGATTTAGTTAATAAAGGTTATTTAAAGGATGCTATTGTAAACTATATAACACTTCTCGGTTGGAATCCTGAAGGTGAAAATGAAATATTCAATCTTGAAGAATTAGTAAAGATTTTTGATTATAAGACCATCAATAAATCACCAGCAATATTTGATCCTGTAAAACTTAGATGGATGAATGGTGAATATATAAGACGAATGTCACCAGAAGAATTCCACACTCTTGCACTACCTTATTATAAAGATACTATAACTAAAGCTACTTTAGACCTTATAAAAATAAGTGAGCTTTTACATACAAGAGTAGAAGTTATGAATGAAATACCAGAGATGGTAGATTTCTTTAATGAACTTCCTGACTATGATATAGAAATTTATACTCATAAAAAAATGAAGACTAATACAGAAAATTCATTGGTAAGTCTTACTAAATCTCTTCCTATACTTGAAGCCTTAGGACAATGGGATGTTAATAGCATCCATGATTCCATGATGCAGCTTGCTAAGGATATGGAAGTTAAAAATGGAATAGTTTTATGGCCACTAAGAACTGCTCTTTCTGGTAAGAAATTCACTCCTGGCGGAGCCTTTGAAATAGCTGATATAATAGGAAAAGCTGAGTCCATAGAGAGAATCAAAGTAGGTATAGAGAAATTAAAGGCTGCTTTAGCTTAA
- a CDS encoding FAD-binding oxidoreductase → MSYKVIDSKDVEYLKSIVGENRTFTKEEISEDFSHDELGGVSNMPDLLLNVLTTEEVSKIMEYAYKNDIPVVARGSGTGLVGSSVPLEGGIMINLTGMNKILELDEENLTLTVEPGVLLMEISKFVEENDLFYPPDPGEKSATIGGNISTNAGGMRAVKYGVTRDYVRGLEVVLPSGKVLELGGKVVKNSSGYSLKDLLVGSEGTLGIITKAVLRLLPLPKKAISLLVPFPDLNKAIGTVPKIIKSKAIPTAIEFMQREVILSAEKFLGKKFPDNSSDAYLLLTFDGNSKEEIEEAYDKVAKICIEEGAFDVFIVDTDERKEAVWSARGAFLEAVKASTTEMDECDVVVPRNKVAEFINYTDELQNEFNVRIRSFGHAGDGNLHVYILRDDLSKDLWKNKLLKVFDAMYNKAIELKGLVSGEHGIGYAKRKYIFKQYGEEYMSVMRGIKTAFDPENILNPGKVCE, encoded by the coding sequence ATGTCTTATAAAGTTATTGATTCAAAAGATGTAGAATATTTAAAATCTATTGTAGGTGAAAATAGAACCTTTACAAAGGAAGAGATAAGTGAAGACTTTAGTCATGATGAATTAGGTGGAGTAAGTAATATGCCAGACCTACTTTTGAATGTACTTACTACAGAAGAGGTTTCAAAAATAATGGAGTATGCCTATAAAAATGATATCCCAGTGGTAGCTAGGGGGTCTGGTACAGGGCTTGTAGGATCCTCAGTACCTTTAGAGGGTGGAATAATGATAAACCTTACAGGTATGAATAAAATACTTGAATTAGATGAGGAGAATCTTACCCTTACTGTGGAACCAGGAGTTCTCTTGATGGAGATAAGTAAATTTGTAGAGGAGAATGATTTATTTTATCCACCAGATCCAGGAGAAAAATCTGCTACAATTGGTGGAAACATAAGCACAAATGCAGGGGGGATGAGAGCTGTTAAATACGGCGTCACAAGGGATTATGTAAGAGGTCTAGAAGTAGTCCTACCCAGTGGCAAAGTGCTTGAACTTGGTGGTAAAGTAGTTAAAAATAGTTCAGGATATAGTTTAAAGGATTTATTGGTAGGCTCAGAGGGAACTTTAGGTATAATAACAAAGGCAGTACTTAGACTATTACCATTACCTAAAAAAGCCATAAGCTTACTTGTACCTTTCCCAGACTTAAATAAGGCCATAGGAACAGTACCTAAAATAATAAAGTCTAAGGCAATACCTACAGCCATAGAATTTATGCAAAGAGAAGTAATATTATCAGCAGAAAAATTCCTTGGCAAAAAATTTCCTGACAATTCTTCAGATGCATATTTGCTTTTAACCTTTGATGGAAATAGTAAGGAAGAAATAGAAGAAGCTTATGATAAAGTGGCAAAGATATGTATTGAAGAGGGAGCCTTTGATGTATTTATAGTTGATACAGATGAAAGAAAAGAAGCTGTATGGTCAGCTAGAGGAGCTTTTCTAGAGGCAGTTAAGGCATCTACTACAGAAATGGATGAATGTGATGTAGTAGTTCCAAGAAATAAAGTTGCAGAATTTATTAACTATACAGATGAACTTCAAAATGAATTTAATGTAAGAATAAGAAGCTTTGGCCATGCTGGAGATGGAAATCTACATGTTTATATACTTAGAGATGATTTATCAAAGGATTTATGGAAAAATAAACTTCTTAAAGTTTTTGATGCTATGTATAACAAGGCAATTGAACTTAAAGGCTTGGTATCTGGAGAGCATGGAATTGGATATGCTAAGAGAAAATATATATTCAAGCAATATGGTGAGGAATATATGTCTGTAATGAGAGGAATAAAGACAGCTTTTGATCCAGAAAATATTTTAAATCCAGGGAAGGTATGTGAATAA
- a CDS encoding electron transfer flavoprotein subunit alpha, with product MGKLFVHEEKLTPEIVRDLIKICPFGAIEEKNGKIEMNAGCKMCKLCIRKGPKGVVEFIEDKVESIDKSLWRGVAVYVDHVEGNIHPVTFELIGKAKELAEKINHPVYAVFIGHNILNKAEELLHYGVDEVFVYDYEELEDFRIEPYTAAAEDFINKVKPSTILVGATTVGRSLAPRIAARFKTGLTADCTILEMKENTDLVQIRPAFGGNIMAQIINPNHRPQMATVRYKVMNAPERSEEKTGKITACNIDREKFNSGIRVLEVKKKEVEDNISDADTIIAIGRGIKSEKDIEKINELAELLEARVAFTRPLIEAGWGDARRQIGLSGRTVKPKLIITFGISGAVQFTAGMDGSEYVFAVNEDPNAPIFNVANYGIVGDLYEILPELIKDVKSYKEAL from the coding sequence ATGGGAAAGTTATTTGTACATGAAGAAAAATTAACACCGGAAATTGTAAGGGATTTAATTAAAATATGTCCCTTTGGAGCAATAGAAGAAAAGAACGGAAAAATTGAAATGAATGCAGGCTGTAAAATGTGTAAGCTTTGCATTAGAAAGGGCCCTAAGGGAGTTGTAGAATTTATAGAAGATAAGGTTGAAAGCATAGACAAAAGCCTATGGAGAGGCGTAGCAGTTTATGTGGATCACGTAGAGGGAAACATACATCCTGTAACCTTTGAATTAATTGGAAAAGCTAAGGAGCTAGCTGAGAAGATAAATCATCCCGTATATGCTGTATTTATAGGACATAACATTTTAAATAAGGCAGAAGAACTGCTGCATTATGGAGTAGATGAGGTATTTGTTTACGATTATGAAGAACTTGAAGATTTTAGAATAGAACCTTATACAGCAGCAGCAGAGGATTTTATAAATAAAGTAAAACCTTCAACTATACTGGTTGGAGCTACAACTGTTGGAAGATCTTTGGCACCAAGAATAGCAGCAAGGTTTAAAACTGGACTTACAGCAGACTGTACAATTCTTGAGATGAAAGAAAATACTGATTTAGTACAGATAAGACCTGCCTTTGGTGGAAATATAATGGCTCAAATAATTAATCCTAATCATAGACCTCAGATGGCCACAGTAAGATATAAGGTCATGAATGCTCCAGAAAGAAGCGAAGAGAAGACTGGTAAAATAACCGCCTGTAATATAGATAGAGAAAAATTCAACTCAGGAATTAGAGTATTAGAGGTAAAAAAGAAAGAGGTTGAGGATAATATATCTGATGCTGATACTATAATTGCAATAGGAAGAGGCATAAAATCAGAGAAAGATATTGAAAAGATAAATGAATTGGCAGAACTGCTTGAAGCTAGGGTAGCCTTTACAAGACCATTAATAGAAGCAGGTTGGGGAGATGCAAGAAGGCAAATAGGTTTAAGTGGAAGAACTGTTAAACCAAAGCTTATTATAACATTTGGAATATCTGGTGCAGTACAATTTACTGCTGGTATGGATGGATCGGAATATGTTTTTGCAGTTAATGAAGATCCTAATGCACCAATATTTAATGTTGCCAATTATGGTATAGTAGGAGATTTGTATGAAATTCTTCCAGAACTGATTAAGGACGTAAAGAGCTATAAGGAGGCGCTATAA